A genomic region of Rutidosis leptorrhynchoides isolate AG116_Rl617_1_P2 unplaced genomic scaffold, CSIRO_AGI_Rlap_v1 contig116, whole genome shotgun sequence contains the following coding sequences:
- the LOC139881125 gene encoding uncharacterized protein → MVQRKVPSKLGTIIQATDSNKSEILKPYFHQQQQPDLKTKKMKKSRSFKKPDVESQRLSYSGMKKNISLPGKPPPEKSSPNYMKSTSSSEHKQVSSPMKIRTSSSNGKINSIRKSKSPVSSAGSSVRNLTKIPSFKKSSSIVICSSGGDRKEQRATCSSTLKDAKFPPFLELSPGATEAEGTSTMKVCPYTYCSLNGHHHPPLPPLKCFLSAKRRSLKLQKSFKLGALSPRKAKVNNGPKMSKESDSSEFGKDFFFEIYTKTEEEDLADFSGEIRAVLAESLSEGSPKSEIDFEDFTPIKSGTISKDQGILDENDESTPSSTFGISLTSSGDEDRGSVEEGDNFSQTTDMEWEEGEFSTPEPGNVTKADLDLRIDYVIMIDDFIGINNEKIFTDEILHEEESACSDAPNDSDSEMDGEVLDSSQVFDSFSYDQKSSDEEFSAGEQEEEEIVAEVIHSILKSVPGTEEDIQENAVPESDNQTSYADNQEGTRTTMDSDSGYERLSGMENQNISENDEDALRKRKTSSSMDSEEQDSPKLRKIEMDDKTNEAVDRTKAKNANTGIEETLTNLPTLDADKLAKLSYARGSTNKEDSKPFDRLKWKIGRGRILDDENEESWKFNPAEPNYIPLQPEPEAEKVDLKHQMTDDRKNSEEFMLDYALQQAVSKLAPARKKKVAMLVAAFETVLPVHPSPRQVQACS, encoded by the exons ATGGTTCAAAGAAAAGTACCTAGCAAGCTTGGAACCATAATCCAAGCAACTGATTCTAATAAATCAGAAATCCTGAAACCATAttttcatcaacaacaacaacctgatctgaAGACGAAGAAGATGAAAAAATCGAGATCATTTAAGAAACCCGATGTGGAGAGTCAAAGGTTGTCTTATTCAGGAATGAAGAAAAACATTTCCTTGCCTGGAAAACCTCCTCCTGAGAAATCGTCGCCGAATTATATGAAGTCTACCAGCAGCTCCGAGCATAAACAGGTGAGTTCTCCGATGAAAATTAGAACTTCCTCTTCTAATGGAAAGATTAATAGTATTCGAAAATCGAAATCACCGGTGTCTAGTGCTGGTTCTTCTGTTAGGAATTTAACTAAAATTCCTAGTTTCAAGAAAAGTTCTAGCATTGTTATCTGTAGTAGTGGTGGAGATAGGAAGGAACAGAGAGCTACTTGTTCTTCGACTTTGAAAGACGCAAAGTTTCCGCCTTTTCTTGAGCTAAGTCCTGGTGCAACAGAAGCTGAAGGGACTTCAACTATGAAAGTTTGTCCGTACACTTATTGTTCTCTTAATGGTCATCACCATCCTCCTTTGCCGCCGTTGAAATGTTTCTTGTCGGCAAAGAGACGTTCTTTGAAGTTGCAGAAGAGTTTTAAATTGGGAGCACTGAGCCCTCGCAAAGCCAAAGTGAATAATGGACCGAAAATGAGCAAGGAAAGCGATTCGAGTGAGTTCGGCAAAGATTTCTTCTTTGAAATCTATACTAAAACTGAGGAAGAAGATCTGGCTGATTTTTCTGGTGAAATCAGAGCAGTTCTTGCTGAGAGCCTGTCTGAAGGATCGCCTAAATCAGAGATTGATTTTGAGGATTTTACGCCAATCAAAAGTGGAACTATCTCTAAAGATCAGGGGATTTTAGACGAAAACGATGAGTCTACGCCTTCCTCGACTTTTGGAATATCCTTAACAAGCAGCGGTGATGAGGATCGTGGAAGCGTGGAGGAGGGCGATAACTTCTCGCAAACTACTGATATGGAGTGGGAAGAAGGGGAGTTTTCGACCCCAGAGCCTGGAAATGTAACAAAGGCTGATCTTGATCTTCGTATCGACTATGTGATCATGATTGATGACTTCATTGGCATCAACAATGAAAAGATATTCACTGATGAGATCCTCCATGAAGAAGAAAGCGCATGTTCTGATGCACCGAATGACAGTGATTCGGAGATGGATGGTGAGGTTCTTGATTCTAGCCAAGTGTTTGATAGTTTTTCATATGATCAGAAGTCTTCCGACGAGGAATTTTCGGCTGGTGAACAAGAAGAGGAAGAAATCGTGGCAGAAGTGATCCATTCGATTCTAAAATCAGTACCAGGCACTGAAGAAGATATTCAAGAAAATGCAGTTCCTGAATCCGATAATCAAACTAGTTATGCGGACAATCAG GAAGGTACTAGGACCACCATGGATTCAGATTCCGGATATGAGAGACTGAGCGGAATGGAGAACCAGAACATTTCGGAGAACGATGAAGATGCCTTAAGGAAGCGTAAAACCTCTAGTTCGATGGATTCTGAGGAGCAAGATAGTCCGAAATTGCGTAAAATCGAAATGGACGATAAAACTAATGAAGCCGTTGACAGGACAAAAGCCAAAAATGCCAATACAGGCATAGAGGAAACTTTAACTAACCTTCCAACCCTAGATGCTGATAAGTTGGCCAAATTATCTTATGCAAGAGGCAGCACCAACAAAGAAGATTCCAAGCCATTCGACAGGCTGAAATGGAAAATCGGACGAGGCAGAATCCTAGACGACGAAAATGAGGAGTCGTGGAAATTCAATCCTGCAGAACCGAATTATATTCCGTTGCAGCCTGAACCTGAAGCAGAGAAGGTTGATCTAAAGCATCAGATGACAGATGACAGGAAGAATTCCGAGGAATTTATGCTGGATTACGCACTCCAACAGGCTGTGTCCAAACTTGCTCCTGCCAGGAAGAAAAAGGTGGCAATGTTGGTAGCAGCATTTGAAACAGTCTTACCTGTTCATCCCAGTCCTAGACAAGTTCAAGCTTGTAGCTAA
- the LOC139881126 gene encoding putative pentatricopeptide repeat-containing protein At3g23330: protein MRWIYRFSTVFNPNSLTLYRTYYHSLPIICDVNDQSKVETFHAKLIKDGSLQILNTGNHLLSLYVKSRNLGHAQKLFDEIRERDVRTWSTLLSGLARNECFSLVLDEFRNMQIEGVCPNQFTLSTLFKCCSSLCEVRLGKELHGWIIRNGMELDNVLENSILDFYVNCYKLEHSKRVFESMEEKSCLSWNIMLGAYLRNRDVHNSLALFKSLSCKDVATWNTVIDGLRQIGFLQTSLDILRQMVESRNLFNKVTFSIALNLASSLCDLELGKQLHCRVLIFGIQADNFIQNSLIDMYNKCGVMEKASKVFSRTPRDSLNSDEKAEIVSRSSLVTGFVQNGNYEEALKTYISIVREGVKVDKFTLTSLVSACEDLGIGEQIHAHILKGGHSLDSYLASSLVDMFAKCGSFDEAQTIFEETKNSKNVVLWTSMISSYAAHGRGMDAVHLFECMRNEGIEPNPITFVGVLTACSHAGLLEQGQKYFTTTKIYSINPEIEHFNCMVDLYGRAGHLEKANEFIHEHGISHFSSVWKSFLSSCRLHHNVEMEKWALENLLKLEPSDAAPYILSASMLASDQKWEAAANMRSLMQKHRVNKLPALSWIQMKN, encoded by the coding sequence ATGAGATGGATTTATCGGTTTAGTACAGTCTTTAACCCCAATTCTCTTACCTTGTATAGAACTTACTATCATTCATTACCCATCATATGTGATGTCAACGATCAATCAAAGGTCGAAACTTTTCATGCTAAGCTAATAAAGGATGGATCTTTACAAATACTTAACACGGGAAACCATCTCCTTAGTCTTTATGTGAAATCACGAAATCTGGGTCATGCACAGAAACTGTTTGATGAAATTCGTGAAAGAGACGTCCGAACTTGGTCAACCCTTTTATCTGGACTTGCTCGAAATGAATGTTTCAGTTTGGTGTTGGATGAATTCAGAAATATGCAAATCGAAGGTGTTTGTCCGAACCAGTTCACTTTGTCTACTCTGTTTAAGTGTTGTTCTAGTTTATGTGAGGTTAGGTTGGGAAAGGAATTACATGGATGGATAATAAGAAATGGAATGGAATTGGATAACGTGTTAGAGAATTCTATCCTTGATTTCTATGTGAATTGTTATAAACTTGAGCATTCTAAGAGGGTCTTTGAATCAATGGAAGAGAAGAGTTGTTTGTCATGGAATATAATGCTTGGGGCATATTTGCGAAATAGAGATGTCCATAATTCCCTTGCATTGTTTAAAAGCTTGTCTTGTAAGGATGTGGCGACTTGGAACACGGTCATAGATGGACTACGGCAAATTGGGTTCTTACAGACTTCCTTGGATATACTTCGACAGATGGTTGAAAGTCGGAATTTGTTTAACAAGGTTACTTTCTCTATAGCTTTGAATTTGGCTTCTTCACTCTGTGATCTCGAACTTGGGAAACAATTACATTGCCGAGTTCTAATATTTGGAATTCAAGCTGACAATTTCATACAGAATTCATTAATTGATATGTACAACAAATGTGGGGTAATGGAGAAGGCCTCTAAAGTTTTCAGCAGAACTCCTCGAGATTCTCTGAATTCCGATGAAAAGGCAGAAATTGTTTCTAGAAGTTCCTTGGTAACCGGGTTTGTTCAAAATGGTAACTATGAAGAGGCACTCAAAACATATATCTCCATTGTTCGTGAAGGAGTTAAGGTGGATAAATTCACTCTTACAAGTTTAGTTTCTGCATGTGAGGATTTAGGAATTGGGGAGCAGATTCATGCTCACATTCTGAAAGGTGGGCACAGTCTAGATTCTTACTTAGCTTCATCATTAGTTGATATGTTTGCTAAATGTGGAAGCTTCGACGAGGCTCAGACAATTTTTGAAGAAACGAAAAATTCAAAGAACGTCGTGCTCTGGACTTCAATGATATCTAGCTATGCTGCACATGGGCGAGGGATGGATGCCGTTCATCTTTTTGAGTGCATGAGGAACGAAGGAATCGAGCCGAATCCAATTACGTTTGTAGGAGTCTTGACTGCATGTAGCCATGCAGGGCTGCTTGAACAAGGCCAAAAATATTTTACAACGACGAAGATCTACAGTATTAACCCTGAAATAGAACACTTCAACTGTATGGTTGATCTTTATGGCCGAGCTGGTCACTTGGAAAAGGCCAATGAATTCATTCATGAACACGGTATCTCTCACTTTAGTTCAGTATGGAAATCGTTTCTATCGTCTTGTCGTCTTCACCACAATGTTGAAATGGAAAAATGGGCTTTAGAAAACCTTCTGAAGCTCGAACCATCTGATGCAGCTCCATATATTTTGTCAGCAAGCATGTTAGCTTCTGATCAGAAATGGGAAGCTGCTGCTAACATGAGGAGCTTGATGCAAAAACATCGGGTTAATAAACTTCCCGCTTTGTCATGGATCCAAATGAAAAATTAG